From the Candidatus Bathyarchaeota archaeon genome, one window contains:
- the hcp gene encoding hydroxylamine reductase codes for MFCWQCEQTARGQGCTAFGVCGKSPDVANLQDLLIYVLRGVSQLAVEGRKVGVVDEQTDVFIAEATFATLTNVNFDPDDLIQRYIKQAVELREALKAKVKAAGGKTDLGAAVDFTLADTAEGMVLQGKKVGIQSDVPENPDLRGLHWLLIYGIKGVAAYAYHAYRYDEKDPKVFEFIEEGLAATLDPKLGVNDFVGLALKCGEINIRAMELLDAGNTKTYGHPVPTKVPLGHKKGKAILVSGHDLIDLEQILKQTQGKGITVYTHGEMLPTHGYPELKKYPHFYGHYGTAWQNQIREFPAFPGAILMTTNCIQKPAETYKENIFTTGPVAWPGVKHIDGEDFSAVVERALELPGFAEDFEGKSVMVGFARNAVLNVADKVIDAVKQGKIRHFFLVGGCDGAKPGRSYYTEFVEKAPKDTVVLTLACGKFRFFDKDLGDIGGIPRLLDIGQCNDAYSAVVIAQALSKAFNVGLNELPLSMILSWYEQKACAILLSLLYLGVKNIRLGPSLPAFITPNVLQVLVDNFNIMPTKTADEDLKTILG; via the coding sequence ATGTTTTGTTGGCAGTGTGAGCAGACTGCGCGGGGTCAGGGTTGCACCGCGTTTGGTGTTTGCGGAAAAAGCCCTGATGTTGCGAACTTGCAGGATTTGCTAATTTATGTGTTGCGTGGTGTTTCGCAGTTGGCAGTGGAGGGACGCAAAGTCGGCGTAGTAGATGAGCAAACCGACGTGTTCATTGCAGAAGCAACCTTTGCCACGTTAACAAACGTTAATTTTGACCCCGATGACCTCATACAACGATACATCAAACAAGCCGTGGAGCTGCGTGAGGCTCTCAAAGCCAAAGTCAAAGCCGCAGGCGGCAAAACCGACCTTGGAGCCGCCGTGGATTTCACGTTAGCAGACACCGCAGAGGGCATGGTTTTGCAGGGCAAAAAAGTCGGCATCCAATCTGACGTGCCCGAGAACCCTGATTTGCGGGGGCTGCATTGGCTTTTGATTTACGGCATCAAAGGCGTTGCGGCGTATGCGTATCACGCTTACCGGTACGACGAGAAAGACCCCAAAGTTTTCGAGTTCATAGAGGAAGGTTTAGCCGCCACGTTAGACCCCAAATTGGGTGTTAACGATTTTGTGGGGTTGGCGCTTAAATGCGGAGAAATCAACATCCGCGCCATGGAGCTTTTGGATGCGGGCAACACCAAAACGTATGGTCACCCTGTTCCCACAAAGGTTCCTCTGGGACACAAGAAAGGCAAAGCTATTCTTGTTTCGGGGCATGACCTGATTGATTTGGAGCAGATTCTAAAGCAGACCCAAGGCAAAGGCATCACAGTGTACACGCACGGCGAAATGCTCCCCACCCACGGCTACCCAGAACTCAAAAAGTACCCGCACTTCTACGGACACTACGGCACAGCATGGCAAAACCAAATCCGCGAATTCCCCGCTTTCCCAGGCGCCATACTGATGACCACCAACTGCATCCAAAAACCCGCCGAAACCTACAAAGAAAACATATTCACCACAGGACCCGTAGCGTGGCCAGGCGTAAAGCACATCGACGGTGAAGACTTCTCAGCGGTAGTTGAGAGGGCGCTGGAGCTTCCTGGCTTTGCCGAAGACTTCGAGGGCAAATCGGTTATGGTGGGCTTTGCCCGAAACGCCGTCCTAAACGTCGCAGACAAAGTCATAGACGCCGTAAAGCAAGGCAAAATCAGGCATTTCTTCCTTGTCGGAGGATGCGACGGCGCCAAACCCGGACGCAGTTACTACACTGAGTTCGTGGAGAAAGCACCCAAGGACACAGTGGTCTTGACGTTGGCGTGTGGCAAGTTCCGTTTCTTCGACAAAGACTTAGGCGACATCGGCGGTATCCCGCGGCTCTTAGACATTGGGCAATGCAATGACGCGTACAGCGCAGTTGTTATTGCTCAGGCGCTATCTAAAGCCTTTAACGTGGGACTCAACGAGTTGCCGTTGTCTATGATTTTGTCGTGGTATGAACAGAAAGCCTGCGCTATACTGCTTTCACTGCTGTATTTGGGCGTAAAAAACATCCGCCTTGGACCCAGCTTGCCTGCGTTCATAACCCCCAACGTGCTACAGGTGCTCGTGGACAACTTTAACATCATGCCCACAAAAACCGCAGACGAAGACCTAAAAACCATACTGGGCTAA
- a CDS encoding helix-turn-helix domain-containing protein: MKDLWRAPYHVVLEVENRDCSVAKRCSALGLTHLKVVDVRSSSKNSVKHLVELDPDEVKKVKNPPAELKAVLGKGAGKASIWLESTGCGVCNTILSFDAFLVSGKSIEGCNIVYSFMVPSFEAYQKIIKTIENKGHKITVLKMGKFQPKKGVLTEKQERIFWLALKGGFFDYPRRIDTTELAAKLGISPSTLSEITRRGTRRLLEHYFKNET, translated from the coding sequence ATGAAGGATTTGTGGCGTGCGCCGTATCATGTGGTTTTGGAAGTGGAAAACCGTGACTGCTCCGTGGCTAAGCGGTGCTCGGCTTTGGGGCTAACGCATCTAAAAGTTGTGGATGTGCGAAGTTCTAGCAAGAATTCGGTGAAGCACCTTGTTGAGCTTGACCCCGACGAAGTCAAAAAGGTAAAGAATCCGCCTGCAGAACTCAAAGCTGTCTTGGGGAAGGGCGCCGGGAAAGCGTCGATTTGGCTTGAGAGCACGGGCTGTGGCGTTTGCAACACGATACTTTCGTTTGACGCGTTTTTGGTTTCAGGCAAAAGCATCGAAGGCTGCAACATAGTCTACAGCTTCATGGTGCCCAGCTTTGAAGCCTACCAAAAAATCATAAAAACCATCGAAAACAAAGGACACAAAATCACTGTCCTTAAAATGGGCAAATTCCAACCCAAAAAAGGCGTCCTCACCGAAAAACAAGAACGCATCTTCTGGCTCGCCCTAAAAGGAGGCTTCTTCGACTACCCCCGACGCATAGACACCACCGAACTTGCAGCCAAACTCGGCATTAGCCCCTCAACGCTTTCCGAAATCACCCGCCGAGGCACCCGCCGCTTGCTAGAACACTACTTCAAAAACGAAACCTAA
- a CDS encoding aspartate/glutamate racemase family protein has protein sequence MPRLGVIIPSSNTTVETEFSNVLFGSQISLHTDRVSLREVTVEGLLDMEHEVEAAAGRLGDAAVDAVAFACTSGSLIKGVGHDAAIAQKIAAVARCPVVVTSGAVVQALKTLNAHKISLATPYISEVTHKEVEFLEQSGFEVVKQYSLGLRENLQIGKLTAQNAKEAAQKADVTASEAVFVSCTNFRTFEAIPALEAKLQKPVVTSNSATLWGAINVLGVPFKLGLGCLFEV, from the coding sequence ATGCCACGCCTTGGCGTTATCATTCCTTCTTCGAACACCACTGTGGAAACCGAGTTCTCCAACGTTCTTTTTGGTTCACAAATTAGCCTGCACACGGATAGAGTTTCCCTAAGAGAAGTTACCGTAGAGGGGTTGTTGGATATGGAGCACGAGGTTGAGGCGGCTGCGGGGAGGCTTGGGGATGCGGCGGTGGATGCCGTTGCGTTTGCCTGCACGTCGGGAAGCCTAATCAAAGGCGTAGGTCACGACGCGGCAATAGCCCAGAAAATCGCTGCGGTTGCTCGGTGTCCTGTGGTTGTTACTTCAGGCGCCGTGGTACAAGCCCTCAAAACCTTGAACGCCCACAAGATTTCGCTGGCAACCCCCTACATCTCTGAGGTCACACACAAAGAAGTTGAGTTCTTAGAGCAGAGCGGTTTTGAAGTAGTCAAGCAGTACTCGTTGGGGTTGCGTGAGAACCTGCAAATCGGCAAACTCACCGCGCAAAACGCCAAAGAAGCCGCCCAAAAAGCCGATGTGACCGCGTCAGAAGCCGTGTTTGTTAGCTGTACCAACTTTAGAACATTTGAGGCAATTCCCGCGTTGGAAGCTAAACTGCAAAAGCCCGTGGTCACCAGCAACTCTGCCACTTTGTGGGGTGCCATTAACGTTTTGGGTGTGCCGTTTAAGCTGGGGTTGGGTTGTTTGTTTGAGGTTTAG